The genomic region GCTATCACAGCAAATGAGAAAATGGTTCAGGATGCTAAAAAACAAGGCGGAAATTAATATTCCGAATTATATAAAACATAAAAGACTGTCGAAACGACAGTCTTTTTTATTTTGTGCTGGAATTAAAGGCTTTTGATAAAATATTCTGCGGCATGTAATGTCAGTTCCGGAGCTTCTTTATGTGGCGTATGACCAATGTCCGGAATAAGATAGTGTTCCGATCGCCCGGAAACCTGACGGATCGTTTTAAAAACCTGTTCGAGTGTACCGTATTCATCGGCTTCTCCCTGAATAAACAATAGCGGACAACTTATTTTGGATACTAATTTTTCGATGTTCCAACTCCTAAAATCGTCACGGGTCCAGGTTAATGTCCAGGCTTTAAACAACGTGTCCACCTTATCCCCGTGGTATTTCTGTAAACGAACTGCTAAGTCTGTAGTGGTATAAGCTTCCATCGCTTCACGGATTCCTTTTAGGGTAACTTCTTCTACAAAAATATGAGCCGCTTCACAAATCACGGCTTTGATACGTTTTGGATAGTTACTGGCGGTAATCAGTGCAATCGAACCACCATCGCTATGTCCGAATAAAATAGCTTGATCAATTTCTAAATGAGCGAGTAATTCGTTTAAAACAGTGGCTTCTTCTTCCAGATAAGCAACCGGTCTTTCGTATGTGGGTATCGGAGCCGATTTGCCATATCCGGGCCTGTCGTAAACCAATAGGT from Flavobacterium sp. WV_118_3 harbors:
- a CDS encoding alpha/beta hydrolase, which codes for MYQNTIETQLSINGKTLYIYFQKKYPDKPTLVFLHDSLGCVQLWRDFPKKLAEASQCNLLVYDRPGYGKSAPIPTYERPVAYLEEEATVLNELLAHLEIDQAILFGHSDGGSIALITASNYPKRIKAVICEAAHIFVEEVTLKGIREAMEAYTTTDLAVRLQKYHGDKVDTLFKAWTLTWTRDDFRSWNIEKLVSKISCPLLFIQGEADEYGTLEQVFKTIRQVSGRSEHYLIPDIGHTPHKEAPELTLHAAEYFIKSL